TCGACTCGGATACGGCCTTGCGCTGCCTGCGATCCGGACGGCGCTTCACGGCGATTACACGCTCTACGGAACGATCAACGCGGCGAGTCTGGGTGGCTATCTAGCCGGTGCGCTGATCGCGCCGCTGGTGATCCGGCACATACGCCAGGCGGTGCTATGGAGCGGCGTCATCGCCGGTGCGGCGCTCGTCGTCTCGGGATTCGCCGGTGATTCGCTCGTCTTCGGCGCGGCACGCACGCTCTTCGGATTTGCCAGCGGCGTCTGCCTCGTCGCCGCGGCAGTTCAAACGCTCGAATCCGTCGAGGCGTCAAAACGCGGCGGTGCAAGTGCGGTCATGTGGGGCGGCATCGGCATCGGAATGGTTCTCTCGGCGTTCGGCGCCGATTGGCTCCTTCGCGGACTCGATTGGCGTATCGCTTCGTTCGGTACCGGCGTGGTGACGGCACTGATCGGCATCGGTTACGGCGCTGCGGCCCGCCGATTGCCCGCGAGCGCGCCCACGACACCGGTCGCTGCGCACCGATCGCTGTCACTGCGGCAGTTCGGATTTCTGAGCCTCGCGTATTTTTCGTTCGGCTTTGCGTACATCGCCTACGCGACGTTCATCGTCGCATCGATCGATGGGCGGCTCGGCGTTCGCGGCGGCCAAGCGACGATCGAGTTCCTGTGGGGCTTGTACGGGATCGCAAGCGTCATCGGTACGATGTCGATCGGACGCATTCTGCACCGTCCGATCGGACGCGGCGCCATGATCTTTGCCGCACTTGCCGGCGCTACCGGATGCGCGCTGGCGTCCCTCGCGCCGGGGGCCGCCGTTCCGAGCGCATTCCTCGTGGGTCTGGGTCTGACCGCGACGCCGGCTGCCGCAACGGCGTTCGCGCGCGCCCGCAGTACACCATCCACGGCAGCGGTGGCGATCGCCGCGGTCACCGTCGCGGTCGGCATCGGGCAATTGATCGGTCCGGTCGCAGCGGGCGTTGCGGCCGATCGCTTCGGCCTCAATTCGGTGGTGCTGGTGGCCTGTGCGGTCTATTCGCTCGGCGTACTATTCTCCGCCCTCGACGCCGCCATCGCTCTTAGGCACTGATCTCTTAGGCACTGATCTCGGCGGATGCGGCGACCGGGCTTCGCGAGCCCGGAAGAATGATACCGGTGAGGTGAAGCGGATCGTACGCGCTGACCACCATCAACTCGGCGTCGTCGCCGCTTCGGCGAGATGCGCGAAGCGCATCGATTGCTTCCGGAAGCGCAAACTGCTCGCCCACGAATCCGTGGACGAAACGGCCGCCGCGAATCTCACCGCGCGCTTCCATACGGCGCAGTGCGACGAGAAGGTCGCGCCAGCGGGGCGCTAGCGTTTCACGCGCAACTACATCGCGGAAGAGCACACCCCATCGCTCGAGTAGCCGTCGCGCGAACCACTCGGGATCGATCCCTGCGGTCGCCGAATCGAGCAGCGTCCACCGTCCGCTCGACGACCGCGGACGAGCGCGCAGACCCTTTTCACCCAGACGGCGCTTCGCATCGATCAGCGAACGGAG
The sequence above is a segment of the Candidatus Baltobacteraceae bacterium genome. Coding sequences within it:
- a CDS encoding YbfB/YjiJ family MFS transporter, which gives rise to MSLRGGPRVLVFWSSAVFALQIGVARLGYGLALPAIRTALHGDYTLYGTINAASLGGYLAGALIAPLVIRHIRQAVLWSGVIAGAALVVSGFAGDSLVFGAARTLFGFASGVCLVAAAVQTLESVEASKRGGASAVMWGGIGIGMVLSAFGADWLLRGLDWRIASFGTGVVTALIGIGYGAAARRLPASAPTTPVAAHRSLSLRQFGFLSLAYFSFGFAYIAYATFIVASIDGRLGVRGGQATIEFLWGLYGIASVIGTMSIGRILHRPIGRGAMIFAALAGATGCALASLAPGAAVPSAFLVGLGLTATPAAATAFARARSTPSTAAVAIAAVTVAVGIGQLIGPVAAGVAADRFGLNSVVLVACAVYSLGVLFSALDAAIALRH